The segment ATGCGGGAGCACGCATCGATCCCGGTTGCCGTGGCGCATGAGAACGCGAGCCCCTCCCAGGCGGGCAGCTTGGCCGCCATCGCCGATGGGTTGGTCGTCAACGCTGAGGTCACCGAGCGCATGTTGGAAGAAGGCCCCGAATCGGTGCGCTCCTACGTGCGTGACGCGGCCGGCTGCGTGCACGCGTCCCGCTAACCGGTCGGCCCGGGATGCCGATAGCGACACCGAAGTTCCGAAAGGCAAGGCTCGGCGGACTCGGCCTCGGAAGCCGCCGCACCCCTTCGCGCTACGGCCGGCCAACAGTCGGACAACCGTAGCCTGCACGGGGGACCGTCTGGGAAAACGCCGTGATACACTCGAATCCGCCTGATGGGCAGGCGCTTGGAGATACGGCTTTTTCGGAAAGGACGGCGACTATGGCCAAACTCGAGAACCACGTCCTGTATTGGCGGCCCACGTGCCCGTTTTGCGTGCGCGTCGTAAACTACCTGGACGAACACGGCATCGAATGCGACATGCGCAACGTGCTGGAAGACCCGACCGCCTACGACGACCTCGTCGTTATCGGCGGAAAACGGCAGATCCCCTGCCTCGTGATCGAGGGACGGGCGCTGTACGAGTCATCCGATATCATCGAGCACTGCGCACAGCACGCCTAAGAGCAGCGCGCGAACCGCCCCGCCAGCCCTGCGGTTCGCGTGTCGGTTCGGCACGGTGCGGACAGAGCGGGCGTCGAAGCCGCGCAGGGTCCGTCGGCGCGCAGGCGAACTCTGCTATACTGGTTCGGCTGAATTCGTCGGGATGTGGCGCAGTCTGGTAGCGCGCCTGCTTTGGGAGCAGGATGTCGCAGGTTCGAATCCTGTCATCCCGACCATTACGGCAGTTTTGCATTTCAGGTAATTGTCCTTGCTGTAAACGGCATTTAGGGTACAATGACCTACGCTTTGCAACGCGGGTGTAGTTCAATGGTAGAACTCCAGCCTTCCAAGCTGATAACGCGGGTTCGATTCCCGTCACCCGCTCCACGATCTCTCGAAGGCCAGCCGCTCGGTTGGCTTTCTGTCTTTTCGGGGAAAGGAACGTCATGAAAACCGTCGTCATCGCCACGAACAACGCGCACAAGGCTTCCGAGATCGCCGCCGCCCTCCCCTTCGAGTCCTGGGAGTTCAAAACCCTCGGCGAGATGGGCATCGCATCGGACCCCGACGAGACCGAAACCACCTTCGAGGGCAACGCGCGCATCAAGGCGCTTGCCGCGCGCGCGGCAAGCGGAGGGGTAGCCGTGCTCGCAGACGACTCGGGGCTCGAGGTGGACGCCCTCGGCGGCGCGCCGGGCGTGTTTTCCGCCCGCTACGCCGGCGAGCACGCATCCGACAAGGACAACAACGACAAGCTACTCGCCGAGCTCGCCGAAGTTTCAGATGAGAAACGCACTGCGCGTTTCGTGTGCACGCTGGTGTTCATCGACGAGGACGGCAGCGAGCACGTCGCCCGCGGAACCGTGGAGGGCCGTATCGGGCGGACGCCCCGAGGCGATGGGGGGTTCGGATACGACCCGTTGTTCTGGCCCGATGTGTTCGACGGGAAGAAGACCCTGGCGGAGGTGCCCCAGAACGAGAAGACTGCGGTGTCGCATCGCGGAAACGCCCTGAGGGACCTGAGGAGCCGACTCGAAACGGTCTACCGCTAAGGCGCCGATATGGGAAAGCACTCCGTTGAGAAAAAGACCAACGCACAGCGCGAAGTGGAGGCGAGCGGCTGCTCCTTCGCCTTCCACACGTACAACCCCGAACGCGCCCTGTCGGGAACGGAAGTAGCCGCCGAGCTGGGCCAAAACCCCGACCAGGTATTCAAGACGCTGGTCACCCGGGCTAAATCGGGCGCCCACTACGTGTTCATGGTGCCCGTGGGATGCGAGCTTGATCTGAAGAAGGCGGCGCGCGCCGTTGGCGAGAAGGCTGTCCAGATGATACGGGAGCGCGAGCTTTACCCGCTTACCGGCTACGTGCACGGAGGCTGCTCCCCGCTGGGCATGAAAAGGGAGTTCCCTGCGGTCGCCGACGAAACCGCGCTGCTGTTCGACCGCATCGTGTTCTCGGGCGGACGGCGCGGAGCGCAGATCGAGATGGCGGCCGACGACCTCGCGAAGCTGATCAGCCTCTCGTTCGCGGACATCATCGCGTAAGGCGCTTCCGGGCCACGCGCGGGCGGCCGACGCCCCGACGTCCGGCGCAAGCGGCCAGAACCGATTCCCTCGCCGGGAAAACCTCCGCCTTACGCGGGATTCGGGCCTCGGTGAGGGTGCGCGCCGAGGCTAGTAATGGACCACGACGCAGTCGCCCGACTGGATGATTCCGTAGAGCTCGGCCGCCTTCGAGGGGGCGAGGTTGATGCAACCGTGGCTGCCGAAGCCGTCTTTGTACCGCGTTCCGCCGAACTCCGCCTGCCACGGCGCGTCGTGGAACCCTATGGCGTTGCCCTCGAAGGGCATCCAGTACTGGACCTTCGTGGTGTAGATCTTCTTCTTGCCCTCGTATCCCTCGAGCGTCGAGGGGCTCTGCTTGGCGTTCACCCACCATACCCCCGGGGGCGTATCGTATTTCCCGTCGGGTTTGCCCGAAACGATATCGGCCTCCCAGATGATCGAACCTCCGTCGTAGAACCGCGCGTGCTGCTCCGACAAGTCCACATCGACGTAGCGCGAACCCCAGTCGGGGCCTCCGTTGACCGACGCCTGGCTTCCCTTGCTGGCAAACGAGATCTCGATGTCTTTCTGGGCGCCTTCCTTAACCCCTTCGACGATCTGCTCGTAGAGGTCCTCGGTATCGACCCGCCACCCGTACACGCCGCCTGAAACGGTCACTTCCTTGCCGTCGGGACGGGTGTAGCGCCGCTCGGACCCGACCGTGTTGTAAGCGGCCAGAACCTCGTCGATGCTCTGGTTGAGATCGTCTTCGTTGAAGGCGACCTCGTAGTCGTCGGATATCGAAACCGACTTCGATATCGATTGCGAGTCGATCCGCAGAAGCTCTTTGCCCTCGGTGGTCAAGCGCAAACTGGCAGACGACATCGTGGACGCCTCTTCGAGCGCCTCGGTGACGCGCGGATCGTCGGAGCGCACGGTGGGCTGCTCGAGCTGGGCTTCTCCGATCGATACCGCATCCTGCATCGAGACGACGGCTTTGCCCACCGCCTCCATAACCGCATCCGCATCGAGCCTGGTGCCCGTCTTCTCGGGCTCGATCACGAACGATTTCTTCCCGGTATCGTAAACCACTTGGGCGTTCGTCGGGGCGGTTGCGGTCTCGTTGAAGGCATCGACAGCGGATTTCACCGATTGCCCCAGATCAGTGGAGTTATACGACGCAACCAAAAGGTCACTGAGGTCGTGGTTGCGCTTGAACACGGAAACCGGCCACGCAAACGGGTTGAGACGCTCGTGCATGCTTTTGACCACGGCGTCCGCATCGATCTTCAAGCCCGCCTCGGAGGAGTCGGCCTCGTAGGAAAAGCCGTCGCCTTTCACCCGCACCTTGTACGAAGAGAGGCTGGAGTCGATCGCAGCGGAAACCTGATCGGGCGTTTTAAGCGACGCATCGATCGTGCCGATCGTGGTGCCCGGGTAAAACCAGTACGAAAACACCGCGGCGCCCGCCAGATACGCTACCAGAAGCAAACCGAGCAGAGAGCCGAGCACGATCGCCGCGATGCGGCCCGCAGAAGCCTTCTTCTTTTTACCGCCCGTCGCAGGATCGTACAGGGGGACGACCCCTTCCAAGAGCGGCTGCCCCTCATCGACAGTACCTTGCTTGGATGCGCCGACCTCGTTTTCCTCTCCGGTAGATTCGGGCGCATCGGCGTCGGCAGAGCCGGTTTCGGTGTAAGAGGCGGCAGCGGAGGCGCCTTCGGCAGAAGAGGCCGAAGCGTCCTGTTTCGCGGACGACTTCGACGGCGCACCGAAAGACGGCTTCGCGTGCTTGCCATGCTTGGGATGCTTGCTGCGGCCCCTCAAAGAAATCCAGGCTCCTTGATCGCATTCAGGTATTCGCACCATTGTAGCAACTGTTAGGCGCACCGCTGTCGCGCGTTGAGAACCTGACAGCAAAACCGCCCCCCGAACACAGCTTCGATAGAAGCGGTTCGGGGGGCGGTGAGCAATCAGGGGAGCTTTCACGCACCCTTCCGGTAAAAGGCGGGTTCACCCGGCATCCGGGCGAACCCGCGCATCAGGGCTAGCCGCGTCGGCGGCGCAGCGCCAGCATACCGCCGGCAGCCGCCGCCCCCGCACCGAGTGCCGCCAGGAAACCCCAGACGGTATCGCCGGTGCTGGGCATCACCGTCACGTAGCGCTTCGGGCCGTTCTCGCCGGGATCGACAGGCTCGCCCGGCTTGGACGGGTCGGGCGTCACGGGTTTATCGGGCTTGGGCGGATCGGGAACCTTCGGATCCTCCTTCGGGTCGGAAGCAACCGTCACCGTCTGGGAGCTGTCGCGCGGATCCTCGTGGCTTCCCGTCTGCAGCTCGTCAGGGTTGCCGTCCCCGTCGCGATCGACGAGGTTATCGATCGAGACGGCCTTCTCGAAGACGACGTAGGACGTGTCCTTCTCCAGGCCCTCGACCGTGCCCAGAGGCACCGTCCAGGAACCCGAGCCCGACAGGTCGGCCGTGCGGCGCACGGTGACCGTCA is part of the Berryella intestinalis genome and harbors:
- the ybaK gene encoding Cys-tRNA(Pro) deacylase, which gives rise to MGKHSVEKKTNAQREVEASGCSFAFHTYNPERALSGTEVAAELGQNPDQVFKTLVTRAKSGAHYVFMVPVGCELDLKKAARAVGEKAVQMIRERELYPLTGYVHGGCSPLGMKREFPAVADETALLFDRIVFSGGRRGAQIEMAADDLAKLISLSFADIIA
- the rdgB gene encoding RdgB/HAM1 family non-canonical purine NTP pyrophosphatase, yielding MKTVVIATNNAHKASEIAAALPFESWEFKTLGEMGIASDPDETETTFEGNARIKALAARAASGGVAVLADDSGLEVDALGGAPGVFSARYAGEHASDKDNNDKLLAELAEVSDEKRTARFVCTLVFIDEDGSEHVARGTVEGRIGRTPRGDGGFGYDPLFWPDVFDGKKTLAEVPQNEKTAVSHRGNALRDLRSRLETVYR
- a CDS encoding glutaredoxin family protein, with translation MAKLENHVLYWRPTCPFCVRVVNYLDEHGIECDMRNVLEDPTAYDDLVVIGGKRQIPCLVIEGRALYESSDIIEHCAQHA
- a CDS encoding L,D-transpeptidase family protein; the protein is MRGRSKHPKHGKHAKPSFGAPSKSSAKQDASASSAEGASAAASYTETGSADADAPESTGEENEVGASKQGTVDEGQPLLEGVVPLYDPATGGKKKKASAGRIAAIVLGSLLGLLLVAYLAGAAVFSYWFYPGTTIGTIDASLKTPDQVSAAIDSSLSSYKVRVKGDGFSYEADSSEAGLKIDADAVVKSMHERLNPFAWPVSVFKRNHDLSDLLVASYNSTDLGQSVKSAVDAFNETATAPTNAQVVYDTGKKSFVIEPEKTGTRLDADAVMEAVGKAVVSMQDAVSIGEAQLEQPTVRSDDPRVTEALEEASTMSSASLRLTTEGKELLRIDSQSISKSVSISDDYEVAFNEDDLNQSIDEVLAAYNTVGSERRYTRPDGKEVTVSGGVYGWRVDTEDLYEQIVEGVKEGAQKDIEISFASKGSQASVNGGPDWGSRYVDVDLSEQHARFYDGGSIIWEADIVSGKPDGKYDTPPGVWWVNAKQSPSTLEGYEGKKKIYTTKVQYWMPFEGNAIGFHDAPWQAEFGGTRYKDGFGSHGCINLAPSKAAELYGIIQSGDCVVVHY